Proteins from a genomic interval of Bifidobacterium longum subsp. infantis ATCC 15697 = JCM 1222 = DSM 20088:
- the ligA gene encoding NAD-dependent DNA ligase LigA, with the protein MSTNEQLAWDFDDGDVAEVRPDTGIARFAPGSEQWIAALQPTDDDAIRLDRFDVNTMTAEAAARLWARVAAWVESDQIAYYIDDSPVSSDAAYDARMRCLERLEAAFPSLDNPQSPTHRVGGSFSNDFVSVRHPSRMMSLDDVFSIEELKDWYDSVIRDLDWPESKPLPMSCEVKIDGLALNLIYRNGVLEQGLTRGDGVTGEDITLNVRTIGSIPANLGGPKEDVPDFVEIRGEVFMRWDDFHTLNNEQEDAGRAPFANPRNAAAGSLRQKDPRITATRRLSFYAHGLGQLTWGADHPRGTHDVVADQSQAYDLYTRWGVPVSPHNRAVTSFQEILDMIEYYGEHRGDIEHALDGIVVKVDDLGLQRTLGATSRAPRWAIAYKYPPEEVNTELLNITVQVGRTGRVTPVAVLKPVYVAGSTVARTTLHNGFEVKRKGVLIGDTVVVRKAGDVIPELVGPVLERRKGREDQLREFVMPEFCPSCGAKLAPAKEGDKDIRCPNVESCPAQLTERVISLASRKAFDIEHLGEQSAIALTNPEENRPDSVATYAPNITEVLVAPGEEPDPYEPVEGLELPAAQKPVLSNESGLFDLTAADLRDVRVWREAAIVEVHETVGANGKKKKVRKRVGGSGLWHQVPAFWTAPTPAKKLTAKQLAERAQREAAIESAETQGGAASETTGAPTGAEAPLGTMPGFAAASYPEYDVPADAVIVRVDHKTTRTGVTDVPVIIRPGENTRKMFDEMDKARHADLWRVLVALSIRRLGPPTARLIASAMGSLAAIEKATIEDLTAIDGVGPEIAESVVNWFAATREPGDWRGATLRAWQAAGVGVDEAETSSLPQTLAGKTVVVTGSLEGYSRDSAKEAIIERGGKAAGSVSKKTDYVVIGANAGSKAIKAEELGIPMLGEIQFAQLLETGSID; encoded by the coding sequence ATGAGCACGAACGAACAACTGGCATGGGATTTCGACGATGGGGATGTGGCCGAGGTCCGGCCTGATACCGGTATTGCACGTTTTGCCCCTGGCTCCGAACAATGGATAGCCGCACTGCAGCCCACTGACGACGACGCGATACGCCTCGACCGTTTCGACGTGAACACGATGACCGCTGAGGCCGCCGCCCGCCTGTGGGCTCGCGTGGCCGCATGGGTGGAATCCGATCAGATCGCCTACTACATCGACGACTCACCCGTCAGCTCCGACGCCGCCTACGACGCGCGCATGCGTTGCCTCGAACGACTCGAAGCGGCGTTCCCCTCATTGGACAATCCGCAGTCGCCCACCCATCGCGTCGGCGGCTCCTTCTCCAACGACTTCGTCTCCGTGCGCCACCCCAGCCGCATGATGAGCCTTGATGACGTCTTCTCCATCGAAGAGCTCAAGGATTGGTACGATTCGGTGATTCGCGACCTCGATTGGCCCGAATCCAAGCCCCTGCCCATGAGCTGCGAGGTCAAAATCGACGGCCTCGCCCTGAACCTCATCTATCGCAACGGCGTGCTTGAACAGGGCTTGACGCGCGGCGACGGCGTTACCGGCGAAGACATCACCCTGAATGTGCGAACCATCGGCTCCATTCCCGCCAACCTCGGCGGCCCCAAGGAAGACGTTCCGGACTTCGTGGAAATCCGAGGCGAAGTGTTCATGCGCTGGGATGACTTCCACACCCTGAACAACGAGCAGGAGGACGCCGGACGAGCGCCCTTTGCCAACCCGCGCAACGCCGCCGCCGGCTCGCTGCGTCAAAAAGACCCTCGCATCACCGCCACCCGTCGCCTGAGCTTCTATGCGCATGGTCTGGGGCAGCTCACCTGGGGGGCGGACCATCCGCGCGGCACCCATGATGTGGTCGCCGACCAGTCGCAGGCCTACGATCTATACACCAGGTGGGGCGTGCCGGTCTCCCCGCATAATCGTGCGGTGACCTCATTCCAGGAGATCTTGGACATGATCGAGTACTACGGCGAGCATCGCGGCGACATCGAGCACGCGCTCGACGGCATTGTCGTCAAGGTCGATGACCTGGGCCTGCAGCGCACCCTCGGTGCCACCTCGCGCGCGCCGCGCTGGGCCATCGCCTACAAATACCCGCCCGAAGAGGTCAACACCGAACTGCTCAACATCACCGTGCAGGTGGGGCGTACCGGCCGTGTGACGCCGGTCGCCGTGCTCAAACCTGTCTACGTGGCCGGCTCCACCGTGGCTCGTACCACGCTGCACAACGGATTTGAAGTCAAACGCAAGGGCGTTCTGATCGGCGACACCGTGGTGGTGCGCAAGGCCGGCGATGTGATTCCCGAACTGGTCGGCCCGGTGCTTGAACGGCGCAAAGGGCGTGAGGACCAGCTGCGCGAATTCGTTATGCCCGAGTTCTGCCCTTCATGCGGCGCGAAACTGGCACCCGCCAAGGAGGGTGACAAGGACATTCGCTGCCCGAATGTGGAAAGCTGCCCGGCCCAGTTGACCGAGCGTGTGATTTCGCTGGCCTCACGCAAGGCGTTCGACATCGAGCACTTGGGCGAACAATCGGCCATCGCTCTGACCAACCCGGAGGAGAACCGGCCTGATTCGGTGGCGACCTACGCGCCGAACATCACCGAGGTGCTGGTCGCCCCCGGCGAAGAGCCTGACCCGTATGAGCCGGTGGAGGGGCTGGAATTGCCGGCCGCGCAGAAGCCGGTGTTGTCCAACGAATCCGGGTTGTTCGACCTGACCGCCGCCGATCTGCGCGACGTGCGCGTGTGGCGTGAAGCCGCAATCGTCGAGGTGCATGAGACGGTCGGTGCGAACGGTAAGAAGAAAAAGGTGCGTAAGCGTGTCGGCGGCTCTGGCCTGTGGCATCAGGTGCCCGCCTTCTGGACCGCGCCCACGCCGGCCAAAAAGCTCACGGCCAAGCAGCTGGCCGAACGCGCGCAAAGGGAGGCCGCAATCGAATCTGCCGAAACACAGGGAGGTGCCGCCAGCGAGACGACCGGCGCACCTACCGGGGCTGAGGCTCCACTTGGTACCATGCCGGGCTTTGCCGCAGCCTCCTATCCCGAGTATGACGTGCCGGCCGACGCGGTCATCGTGCGCGTGGATCACAAGACCACGCGCACTGGCGTCACGGATGTACCGGTGATCATTCGGCCCGGCGAAAACACGCGCAAGATGTTCGACGAAATGGACAAGGCCCGTCACGCCGACCTGTGGCGTGTGCTGGTCGCATTGTCGATTCGCCGGCTCGGTCCGCCTACCGCACGCCTGATCGCCTCGGCGATGGGCTCGCTGGCAGCCATCGAAAAGGCCACGATTGAAGATCTGACGGCCATCGACGGGGTGGGCCCGGAAATCGCCGAATCGGTGGTGAACTGGTTCGCCGCCACCCGCGAACCCGGCGACTGGCGCGGCGCGACTTTGCGTGCTTGGCAGGCTGCCGGCGTGGGTGTCGACGAGGCCGAGACCAGTTCGTTGCCGCAGACGCTGGCCGGCAAAACCGTGGTGGTCACCGGTTCGTTGGAAGGCTATTCGCGCGACTCCGCCAAAGAGGCGATTATCGAGCGCGGCGGCAAGGCGGCCGGTTCGGTGAGCAAGAAGACCGATTACGTGGTGATTGGCGCAAACGCCGGCTCCAAGGCCATCAAGGCCGAGGAACTCGGCATCCCCATGCTGGGCGAAATCCAATTCGCCCAGCTCCTAGAAACCGGTAGCATCGACTGA
- a CDS encoding Mrp/NBP35 family ATP-binding protein encodes MSDARQIEADIYERLSKVIDPELGRSVTDLGMIAAIEAAPASSDAGTYDITVHVELTVPGCPLSETITNQINGAVSSYPGAQLLPHIEVGSMSRDKLADLVANLKAERKRNPFSKPGVKTRIFAIASGKGGVGKSSVTANLAATFAALGFDTAVIDADIYGFSLPRLFGVHTQPTNLNGMLMPVTAWGVKLISIGMFAGADRAILWRGPRLQRSLEQFLSDVWWGEPDVLLLDLAPGTGDMAISVAQALPNAELVVVTTPQPSASDIAVRSGLVALQVPMKVRGVVENMSYYEHKGEKLEIFGAGGGQRVSEQLSAALGYDVPLMAQLPLDPEVRETGEAGRPAVLDVDGALRTDGVGQVFRGLAERLLERC; translated from the coding sequence ATGAGCGACGCACGTCAGATCGAAGCCGACATCTACGAACGCCTGAGCAAGGTCATCGACCCCGAGCTCGGTCGTTCGGTCACCGACCTCGGCATGATCGCCGCCATCGAAGCCGCGCCCGCATCGTCGGACGCCGGCACTTACGACATCACCGTGCACGTTGAGCTGACGGTTCCCGGATGCCCACTGAGCGAGACCATCACCAACCAGATCAATGGCGCGGTCAGCTCCTATCCGGGCGCACAGCTGCTGCCTCATATCGAAGTCGGTTCGATGAGCCGTGACAAGCTGGCCGATCTGGTCGCCAACCTCAAGGCCGAACGCAAGCGGAACCCCTTCAGCAAACCGGGTGTCAAGACCCGCATCTTCGCCATCGCCTCCGGTAAGGGCGGCGTCGGCAAGTCCTCGGTTACCGCGAACCTGGCCGCCACGTTTGCGGCCCTCGGCTTCGACACGGCCGTCATCGACGCGGACATTTACGGCTTCTCACTGCCGCGCCTGTTCGGCGTGCATACACAGCCCACCAATCTGAATGGCATGCTCATGCCGGTCACCGCGTGGGGCGTGAAACTGATCTCCATCGGCATGTTCGCCGGTGCTGACCGGGCGATTCTGTGGCGCGGGCCGCGACTGCAGCGCTCCTTGGAACAGTTCCTGTCTGACGTATGGTGGGGCGAGCCGGACGTCCTCTTGCTCGACTTGGCTCCCGGCACCGGCGACATGGCGATTTCCGTGGCCCAGGCGCTGCCCAACGCCGAACTCGTGGTGGTCACCACCCCGCAGCCCTCCGCCTCTGACATCGCCGTGCGCTCCGGACTCGTGGCCCTGCAGGTGCCGATGAAGGTGCGTGGCGTGGTGGAGAACATGAGCTACTACGAGCACAAGGGCGAGAAGCTGGAGATTTTCGGTGCCGGCGGCGGTCAGCGCGTGTCTGAACAGTTAAGCGCGGCGCTTGGCTATGACGTGCCGCTGATGGCCCAACTGCCGCTGGATCCCGAAGTGCGCGAGACCGGCGAGGCGGGTCGTCCCGCGGTGCTGGATGTCGATGGCGCCTTGCGCACGGATGGCGTCGGTCAGGTCTTTCGGGGACTGGCCGAGCGTCTGCTGGAGCGGTGCTAA
- a CDS encoding beta-N-acetylhexosaminidase translates to MPTSEHKADDATRHLTLIPAPVTLEYTHGTALIGPLVTIEDADQSWETLPIEQLSDELRHRYGVTVLRRRTHGTVISLGLDSRLAHDEYTLDVSESEGIRVRGGGESGLRYGLQTLRQIIGQTSRAIPCLHIQDKPAFAVRAYSLDVTRGRVPTMEFLTWFVDQLALYKYNQFQLYVEHAFAFVELSEAWRGTDPLTAADITYLDEYCARRGIELVPSLATFGHMYMNLRTREHRGLGEFPEDADRPFSFIERMEHHTLNAADPKAHDFASRLIEEYAPLFRSKSFNIGGDETFDLGRGRSAQDAPEAGRDELYAGFVRDLCETLARHGRQPMLWADIALESPRTMDLLPGDITMLNWMYEPQIDESKIQTIATQGRRQFVCPAVRAWSRFFPDYAGAWLNTYHMALAGTKYDAEGMVVTDWGDYGHVNDPRLSVPGLCYGAQNAWNPIEIDAHEMNRRISALVYGDESGRIMDCLARIDSDGVSFPWDLAVQVLELEYGSGTGALNMDVAACMERSSGGKLTLDRTLGCDDARRRMLQWNRERIERRRDCDQVLRDCGDAFAGLDKGGLTAEFLSVMLDGQRLFNELGEELLALADGKDVGSGANRLAADLELWFERYRAQWLSVGRHAELARIAHVVWSLADILRRGAL, encoded by the coding sequence GTGCCCACTTCCGAACATAAGGCCGACGACGCAACGCGGCATCTTACCCTGATTCCCGCTCCGGTGACATTGGAGTACACCCATGGTACGGCTTTGATCGGTCCTCTGGTGACGATCGAGGATGCCGATCAGTCTTGGGAGACGTTGCCGATCGAGCAGCTGTCCGACGAACTTCGGCACCGCTACGGCGTCACCGTCCTGAGGCGCCGCACACACGGCACCGTCATATCCCTGGGCCTGGATTCACGGCTGGCCCATGACGAATACACGTTGGATGTGTCCGAATCGGAGGGCATCCGTGTGCGTGGCGGCGGCGAAAGCGGGCTGCGGTACGGTCTGCAGACGCTGCGGCAGATCATCGGGCAGACCTCGCGTGCCATTCCCTGCCTGCATATCCAAGACAAGCCCGCGTTCGCGGTGCGCGCCTACAGTCTCGACGTGACACGCGGACGAGTGCCGACGATGGAGTTCCTCACCTGGTTCGTCGACCAGCTGGCCTTATATAAATACAATCAGTTCCAGCTGTATGTCGAGCATGCCTTCGCGTTCGTCGAGCTCAGCGAGGCGTGGCGCGGCACCGATCCGCTCACGGCCGCCGACATCACGTATCTGGACGAGTACTGCGCGCGTCGCGGCATCGAGTTGGTGCCGTCGTTGGCCACGTTCGGGCACATGTACATGAATCTGCGCACCCGTGAGCATCGCGGGCTGGGTGAGTTTCCCGAAGACGCCGACCGCCCGTTCAGCTTCATCGAACGCATGGAGCATCACACGCTGAACGCCGCCGATCCCAAGGCCCATGATTTCGCCTCGCGCCTGATTGAGGAATACGCGCCGCTGTTCCGTTCGAAGTCCTTCAATATCGGCGGCGATGAGACGTTCGACTTGGGACGTGGCAGGTCCGCGCAGGACGCGCCGGAAGCCGGCCGCGATGAACTGTATGCCGGTTTCGTCAGGGATTTGTGCGAAACGCTTGCCCGTCATGGTCGGCAACCGATGTTGTGGGCGGACATCGCGCTCGAAAGCCCGCGCACGATGGATCTGCTGCCCGGCGACATCACGATGCTCAACTGGATGTACGAGCCGCAGATCGACGAGAGCAAGATCCAGACCATCGCCACGCAGGGCCGTCGACAGTTCGTGTGCCCCGCGGTGCGGGCTTGGAGCCGGTTCTTCCCCGATTATGCGGGTGCCTGGCTGAACACGTATCACATGGCGTTGGCGGGGACCAAGTACGATGCGGAAGGCATGGTGGTCACCGATTGGGGTGATTATGGCCATGTCAACGATCCGCGTCTGAGCGTGCCGGGCCTGTGCTATGGCGCTCAGAACGCTTGGAATCCGATCGAGATCGATGCGCATGAGATGAACCGTCGAATCTCCGCTCTGGTGTATGGCGACGAATCCGGTCGCATCATGGATTGCCTCGCCCGCATCGACTCCGATGGGGTGTCATTCCCCTGGGACCTTGCCGTGCAGGTGCTGGAGCTGGAATACGGTTCCGGCACCGGCGCGCTGAACATGGATGTGGCGGCGTGCATGGAACGTTCGAGCGGCGGAAAGCTCACGCTGGACCGCACATTGGGATGCGATGACGCGCGCCGGCGGATGCTCCAGTGGAACCGCGAGCGTATCGAACGGCGTCGGGATTGCGATCAGGTGCTGCGTGACTGCGGCGACGCGTTCGCCGGTCTAGACAAGGGAGGCCTGACCGCGGAGTTCCTGTCGGTGATGCTGGACGGGCAGCGACTGTTCAACGAACTTGGCGAGGAACTGCTGGCGTTGGCCGACGGCAAGGACGTCGGCAGCGGGGCGAATCGTCTCGCCGCCGATCTGGAGTTGTGGTTCGAGCGGTATCGCGCACAGTGGCTGTCGGTCGGACGGCATGCCGAGCTCGCACGTATCGCCCACGTGGTGTGGTCTCTCGCGGACATTCTGCGTAGGGGCGCTCTGTAA
- a CDS encoding ABC transporter permease: MSGDLGNSYNIDIWGLLIALGMVAVAAIISELMHMGIGRTLMWSACRALVQLCAMGFIIGYVIRSNSVWMVFALMTVMLVAAVQIVISRAHGIPKGLAGPIFLSLVITMLLMLALVTELIVRPHPWYAPQLVVPLTGMLLGNTVSALAVGLSRFYESMEERRDEVDMMLALGATAWESARPSVISSIRLGLLPTTASLASSGIVTIPGMMAGQVIAGGDPLNAAKYQFVVFGAIAALTLLADGLIMAMVYRTCFTTEDQYAR, encoded by the coding sequence ATGAGCGGCGATCTGGGCAATTCCTACAACATCGATATCTGGGGTCTGCTCATCGCGTTGGGCATGGTGGCCGTGGCGGCCATCATCAGCGAACTCATGCACATGGGCATCGGCAGGACCCTGATGTGGTCGGCATGCCGCGCCCTCGTGCAGCTGTGCGCCATGGGATTCATCATCGGCTATGTGATTCGTTCGAACAGCGTGTGGATGGTGTTCGCTCTGATGACGGTCATGCTGGTCGCGGCGGTGCAGATCGTGATATCCCGCGCGCACGGCATCCCCAAAGGTCTTGCCGGACCGATCTTCCTGAGCCTGGTCATCACGATGCTGCTCATGCTGGCGTTGGTCACCGAACTCATCGTGCGCCCGCATCCATGGTATGCGCCCCAGCTGGTGGTGCCCCTGACCGGCATGCTGCTGGGCAACACCGTTTCCGCGCTCGCTGTCGGGCTGAGCCGATTCTATGAAAGCATGGAGGAACGCCGCGACGAGGTGGATATGATGCTGGCCTTGGGGGCGACGGCATGGGAGTCCGCCCGCCCATCCGTCATCTCGTCGATTCGGCTGGGACTGCTGCCCACCACCGCTTCGCTGGCCTCCAGCGGCATCGTGACCATCCCGGGCATGATGGCGGGCCAGGTGATAGCCGGCGGAGATCCGCTGAACGCCGCCAAATACCAGTTCGTGGTCTTCGGCGCCATCGCCGCGCTGACCTTGCTGGCCGACGGTCTGATCATGGCCATGGTCTATCGCACCTGCTTCACCACCGAGGACCAGTACGCGCGATAG
- a CDS encoding ABC transporter ATP-binding protein: protein MNMRSFFEAISVSCVVPAQSPADNERTVFDNLSFSMERGEIVDLVGPSGSGKSSLLTACARLNPHAHGTFALEGKRSGEFTPQQWRRDVAYLPQKPILTGKNVAEAIRLPWTLAIRGKGGKAEQLLPDERIRTTLDAMGCEDIDLERAPHDLSGGQAARVALARTLLTDPKVLLADEVDAGLDDDNAAKVATIMADAATRGMAIIRIRHRPPDGRATRTLMLDKGRLTGREMTDSAAQDANAVPAGADENEETQS, encoded by the coding sequence ATGAATATGCGATCCTTCTTCGAAGCCATATCCGTGTCCTGCGTCGTTCCCGCGCAATCGCCGGCGGACAACGAACGCACGGTGTTCGACAACCTGTCCTTCAGCATGGAACGTGGCGAGATCGTCGATCTGGTGGGACCGTCCGGCTCCGGCAAATCGAGTCTGCTGACCGCATGCGCCCGACTCAACCCGCATGCGCACGGCACGTTCGCCCTTGAAGGCAAGCGCAGCGGCGAGTTCACGCCGCAGCAGTGGCGGCGGGATGTCGCCTACCTGCCGCAGAAGCCGATTCTGACGGGCAAGAACGTGGCCGAGGCGATCCGCCTGCCCTGGACGCTCGCGATTCGCGGCAAGGGCGGCAAGGCCGAGCAGCTGCTGCCCGACGAGCGCATCCGCACGACGTTGGACGCGATGGGCTGCGAGGACATCGATCTGGAGCGCGCCCCGCACGACCTGTCGGGCGGTCAGGCGGCCCGCGTGGCCCTGGCCCGCACGCTGCTCACCGATCCGAAGGTGCTGCTGGCCGATGAGGTGGACGCCGGACTCGACGACGACAACGCGGCCAAGGTGGCTACGATCATGGCGGATGCCGCCACACGCGGCATGGCGATCATCCGCATCCGTCACCGTCCGCCGGACGGACGGGCCACCCGCACGCTGATGCTGGACAAGGGGCGGCTGACCGGACGCGAGATGACGGATTCGGCGGCGCAGGACGCGAACGCGGTGCCTGCCGGCGCCGATGAGAATGAGGAGACGCAGTCATGA
- the efp gene encoding elongation factor P, which yields MAQTTNDIKNGSVLNLDGQLWTVMKFQHVKPGKGPAFVRTTIKNVLSGKIVDKTFNAGMKMEFETVDNRTLQYSYEDGDNFVFMDMTTYDQIMVPKTLLGDKAKFLLEGTDCLVSFHDGTPLSVDLPGSVVLTITHTEPGLQGNRSNAGTKPATVETGAEIQVPLFINEGDRVKINTEDGSYTGRENN from the coding sequence GTGGCACAGACTACTAACGACATCAAGAACGGATCCGTCCTGAACCTGGACGGCCAGCTGTGGACCGTCATGAAGTTCCAGCACGTCAAGCCGGGCAAGGGCCCCGCCTTCGTACGCACCACCATCAAGAACGTGCTCTCAGGCAAGATCGTCGACAAGACCTTCAACGCAGGCATGAAGATGGAATTCGAGACCGTCGACAACCGCACCCTCCAGTACTCCTACGAGGACGGCGACAACTTCGTGTTCATGGACATGACCACCTACGATCAGATCATGGTTCCGAAGACCCTTCTGGGCGACAAGGCCAAGTTCCTGCTCGAAGGCACCGACTGCCTGGTCTCCTTCCACGACGGCACCCCGCTGAGCGTTGACCTGCCGGGCTCCGTGGTCCTGACCATCACCCACACCGAGCCGGGCCTGCAGGGCAACCGCTCCAACGCCGGCACCAAGCCGGCCACCGTTGAGACCGGAGCCGAGATTCAGGTCCCGCTGTTCATCAATGAGGGCGACCGCGTCAAGATCAACACCGAGGATGGTTCCTACACCGGCCGCGAGAACAACTGA
- the nusB gene encoding transcription antitermination factor NusB, whose translation MARSTARKRALNTLYEADEKNQDILSLLDERIAHPGAQTPLPDYAIEIVKGVAEHRRQIDMTLDEHSTGWKVRRMGVVDRNILRIAAWEILFNDDVPDKVAIDEALALAKTLCDDDSPAFIHGLLSAVCTAKNAAPAPESVAEEADEESSDSDAAASDPTDEGDVSDSSGASDEPAAPSAEIQPTVD comes from the coding sequence ATGGCACGTTCCACCGCGCGCAAAAGGGCTCTGAACACCCTGTACGAAGCCGACGAAAAAAACCAGGATATTCTCTCCCTGCTTGACGAACGCATCGCACATCCCGGTGCCCAGACCCCGCTTCCCGACTATGCCATTGAAATCGTCAAGGGCGTGGCCGAGCACCGTCGTCAGATAGACATGACCCTGGACGAACACTCCACGGGTTGGAAGGTCCGCCGTATGGGCGTGGTCGATCGCAACATTCTGCGTATCGCCGCTTGGGAGATTCTGTTCAACGATGATGTGCCGGACAAGGTCGCTATCGACGAGGCTCTGGCATTGGCCAAGACCCTGTGCGATGACGATTCGCCCGCTTTCATCCATGGCCTGCTGTCTGCGGTGTGCACCGCCAAGAACGCAGCACCGGCACCGGAGTCCGTGGCGGAAGAGGCCGATGAGGAATCGTCCGATTCCGATGCCGCCGCATCCGATCCGACCGATGAGGGCGATGTTTCCGATTCGTCCGGTGCATCCGACGAGCCCGCTGCCCCGTCCGCTGAGATTCAGCCGACGGTCGATTAG
- the carA gene encoding glutamine-hydrolyzing carbamoyl-phosphate synthase small subunit, protein MYDKDDAVLVLEDGQVYVGEPYGALGETTGEIVFATGMTGYQETLTDPSYDRQIVVQTFPHIGDTGVNSEDPESSRIWVAGYIVRDPSPNVSNWRAEGSLDDDLTKNGIVGLSHIDTRKLVRHLRSAGVMRAGIFSGDALTDQATGALKTIEQLLEDVRNTPQMQGLSLYDEVSTKETYTIEPCGEYEGKEPLYTVAAVDLGIKGMTPHRMAERGCRVHVVPSTITFAEIESLNPDGVFFSNGPGDPEQAGPEIELLRQVLDAGYPFFGICFGNQLLGRALGFGTFKLKFGHRGINQPVKDLTTGKVEVTAHNHGFAVDAPIGKQVDAPFENGKYGKVFVSHIDLNDDVVEGLQCVDIPAFSVQYHPEAAAGPHDAAYLFDRFCELMKNNSKEGK, encoded by the coding sequence ATGTATGACAAGGACGATGCAGTCCTCGTTTTGGAAGATGGACAGGTATATGTGGGGGAGCCGTATGGCGCCCTCGGTGAGACGACCGGTGAGATCGTCTTCGCCACCGGTATGACCGGATACCAGGAGACGCTCACCGATCCGAGCTACGATCGCCAGATCGTTGTGCAGACGTTCCCGCACATCGGCGATACCGGCGTCAACAGCGAAGACCCTGAGTCCTCCCGCATCTGGGTTGCCGGATACATCGTGCGTGATCCCTCTCCGAACGTGAGCAACTGGCGTGCCGAAGGCAGCCTTGATGACGACCTCACCAAGAACGGCATCGTCGGCCTGAGCCACATCGACACCCGCAAGCTGGTGCGTCACCTGCGTTCCGCAGGCGTGATGCGCGCCGGTATCTTCTCCGGCGACGCCCTGACCGACCAGGCCACCGGCGCGCTCAAGACCATCGAGCAGCTGCTCGAAGACGTCAGGAACACCCCGCAGATGCAGGGCCTGAGCCTGTACGACGAGGTGTCCACCAAGGAGACCTACACCATCGAGCCATGCGGCGAGTACGAAGGCAAGGAGCCGCTGTACACCGTGGCCGCCGTGGACCTCGGCATCAAGGGCATGACCCCGCACCGCATGGCCGAACGCGGCTGCCGCGTGCACGTGGTGCCCTCCACCATCACCTTCGCCGAAATCGAGAGCCTGAACCCGGACGGCGTCTTCTTCTCCAACGGCCCGGGCGACCCGGAACAGGCCGGCCCCGAAATCGAGCTGCTGCGCCAGGTGCTCGACGCCGGCTACCCGTTCTTCGGCATCTGCTTCGGCAACCAGCTGCTTGGCCGCGCGCTCGGCTTCGGCACCTTCAAGCTCAAGTTCGGTCACCGTGGCATCAACCAGCCGGTCAAGGATCTGACCACCGGCAAGGTCGAGGTCACCGCCCACAACCACGGCTTCGCGGTCGACGCTCCGATCGGCAAGCAGGTCGACGCGCCGTTTGAAAACGGCAAGTACGGCAAGGTGTTCGTCTCCCACATCGATCTGAACGACGACGTGGTCGAAGGCCTGCAGTGCGTGGACATCCCCGCATTCTCCGTGCAGTACCACCCGGAGGCCGCAGCAGGCCCGCACGATGCGGCCTACCTGTTCGACCGTTTCTGCGAACTTATGAAGAACAACTCCAAGGAAGGTAAGTGA